A single genomic interval of Armigeres subalbatus isolate Guangzhou_Male chromosome 1, GZ_Asu_2, whole genome shotgun sequence harbors:
- the LOC134207375 gene encoding uncharacterized protein LOC134207375, with product MITVEEVTIDWREVKHLGVMIDDRLNSNSRVDYAYEKATKAITALTRIISNNPAISSSKRRLLASVSTSILRYGAPDSAAGVITRRNLTRLNRLMAMRVASAYRTITMDAVCVIAGMDPINILLEEDCECYRRRGTAGARVIAKADLTRKWQLTWDSSSKGTCTYRLIPNLSLWVDRKHGEVNFFLTQFLSGHGCFRK from the coding sequence ATGATTACTGTCGAAGAAGTCACCATCGATTGGAGAGAGGTAAAGCACcttggggtaatgatcgacgaccggctcAATTCCAATAGCCGCGTTGATTATGCTTACGAGAAGGCAACTAAAGCGATTACAGCGTTGACCCGAATCATATCTAACAATCCTGCGATTAGTAGCAGTAAGAGAAGACTCCTGGCCAGCGTATCTACCTCAATACTTAGATACGGAGCTCCTGACTCGGCGGCTGGTGTAATCACGAGGAGAAATCTGACTCGGCTCAATAGGCTGATGGCCATGAGAGTAGCAAGTGCATATCGTACCATAACGATGGATGCGGTTTGTGTCATAGCAGGAATGGACCCCATAAACATTTTATTGGAGGAGGACTGTGAGTGCTACAGACGGCGAGGAACAGCTGGTGCTCGCGTGATTGCGAAAGCCGATTTGACGAGGAAGTGGCAGCTGACTTGGGACAGTAGTTCGAAAGGAACGTGCACATATCGGCTCATTCCGAACCTGTCGTTGTGGGTGGATAGAAAACACGGGGAAGTCAACTTCttcctgacacaattcctgtcgggcCATGGATGTTTTAGGAAGTAG